GGCATCGAGTTCTCGATCGGCATCTTCTGCGGGCTCGCGGGCATTCTCGTGTGCTCGTTTCTCGGCGGCATGCGCGCGGTGACGTGGACGCAGGTGGCGCAATACATCATCCTGATCAGCGCGATGCTGATTCCCGTCTCGATGATCGCGCATCGCGACGGGCTCGGATGGTTCCCGCAACTCAACTATGGCCGCGTGATGGAACGCGTCGAGACGCTCGAACGCGCGCTCGCCGTCTCGCCCGACGAAGCGCGCGCCCGCGCCGATCTTGCGCGTCAGGCGGCGCGCGCGCAGGAGCGCATCGATGCGCTGCCGCGATCGTTCTTCGACGAGCACGCGCGGCTCGTTGCCGAGATCGCCGATTTGCGCCGGCACAACGGCCCGCTGCGCGAGATCAGCGAACGCGAGCGCGAACTCGCGTCGTTTCCGCGCGATCCCGCCGATGCGCAGGCGAAGTGGTCGCGCGAACGCGATGCGTTGAACGAGCGCGTCGCCGCCCCGGTGCCGCTGACCGCTGCGTTCGCGTCGTCCTCCGGCACGGCTGAGCAGGGCAGCGCGCGGGCGCACCGGTTGAACTTTCTCTCGCTCATCCTGTGCTTGTCGATCGGCACGGCGAGCTTGCCGCACATTCTCACGCGCTATAACACGACGACGTCCGTGGCATCGGCGCGGCGTTCGGTCGGCTGGACGCTCTTTTTCGTCGCGCTGTTCTATCTGACGGTGCCGGTGCTCGCCGTGCTGATCAAGCACGAAATTCTGACGGGGCTCGTCGGACATCGCTTCGCGGAGCTGCCGCAATGGGTGACGCAGTGGCGCCACATCGAGCCGTATTTGATCCGTATCGGCGATATCAACGGCGATGGCGTCGTGCGCTGGGCCGGCATTCAGATGCAGCCGGACATGGTGGTGCTCGCCGCGCCCGAGATCGCCGGCCTGCCTTACGTGATGTCCGGACTGATTGCGGCGGGCGCGCTGGCCGCGGCGCTTTCGACGGCGGATGGCCTGCTGCTCACCATCGCGAACGCGTTGTCGCACGACGTGTATTACTGCATGGTGGATCGCCGCGCGACGAGCCAGCGGCGCGTCACGATTTCGAAAATACTGCTGCTCGGCGTTGCGCTGCTTGCGTCATACGTCGCGTCCCTCAATGCGGGGAACATTCTGTTTCTCGTGGGCGCGGCGTTTTCGCTCGCGGCGTCGAGTCTCTTTCCGGCGCTGGTGCTCGGCGTCTTCTGGAAGCGCACGACGCAGCGGGGCGTCGTCGCCGGAATGATCGCGGGGCTGATCGTGTGCGTGTATTACATCGTGTCGACGTATCCGTTCTTCACGCACCTGACGGGCTTCGACGGGCCGCGCTGGTTCGGCATCGAGCCGATCAGCTCGGGCGTGTTCGGCGTGCCGGCCGGCTTCGCGGTGGCAATTGCGGTGAGTCTCTTCGATCGCAAACCGGACGAGTACACGCGCGCGCTCGTCGACTACATTCGTCACCCGTAGGGGCTAGGCGGGCGGCGGGAACTTGGTATAATCGCAGTCTTCCGGAGAGATGGATGAGTGGTTTAAGTCGCACGCCTGGAAAGCGTGTATAGGGTAAAACCTATCGGGGGTTCGAATCCCCCTCTCTCCGCCAGCCTGATTCCCGAATCCCGCACAGCTCATCGGCTTGCGGGATTTTTGTTTTTGTCGATGCTCGGCAAGGGCATGTGGGTGTCGTAGCGCGGTCGCAACGTCCGCCGAAAGGGATCGTGCAACAAGGCAGCTTTGGTCAGCATGAACCGGACTCCTAATCACCACTGCAACTATTCATCAAGATCCGCCCCGTTTTGTCGCAACGAGTCAACTTCCCGAAGCGCCCAACGTTGAAGCCCCGGCAGCCATCGCCGCGTCCCGTCGCTGACCGGCAAGCGGCCGGCACTTCCGTAGCTAACTCGCAAAGGATACAGACATGAGCATCTTCGGTGACATCGTAGGCAAGATCTTCCACAAAGCGAAACCCGCCGACCCGGCACCCGTCGCCGCGCCGGACCCCGCGCCGCAGGCAATCGTCGAGGCGGCTGCCGCTCCCGCGCCGCTGTCCGACATCGACGTCGCCGCCGTCATGGATCAACTGGCGAGCGAGAGCAGCCAGCAACTGAACTGGCGCGTTTCAATCGTCGACATGATGAAGCTGCTCGACGTCGACAGCAGTCTCGATCATCGCAAGCAACTCGCCACAGAACTCAAGTACAGCGGCGACATGAACGACTCCGCTTCGATGAACATCTGGCTGCACAAGCAACTGATGCAGGCGCTCGCCGCGAACGGCGGCAAGTTGCCGGCCGATCTCGTCGGCTGAACGCGCGCGCAAAGCAAAAGCCCGCGATCCAGCATTTTCATTGCTGAATCGCGGGCTTTTTCGCGTTCATCGCTTTGCGCTGATGCAGAAAGAGGGCGTCGCAAGAGGTCGCCTGCCTGCACGTCCGCGCCTCTGATAATGCGCAAACCGTCGCGCACATGGCAGGGCGGGCGATGGCAGAGCGCCCCCTGCGACAGCGCGCAAGATTAGCCGAGCGCGCGGAGGCGGAGAATCGGACGATTCGCGCTTTCTCCTTGCAGCATCAAAGATGGTTGCGTTTCGACCGAGGACGCGCGAACTCCGCGATTGGATCGTCGGCATAAGCGGCGATCGG
The Caballeronia sp. M1242 DNA segment above includes these coding regions:
- a CDS encoding sodium:solute symporter family protein: MKLTNRLIVTYALYTLGFLLFIFVMERIERTAGAGMWVGYVFLFVPIAVYAVIGLLSRTSDLVEYYVAGRRVPSAFNGMATAADWLSAASFIGLAGSIYASGYDGLAYMMGWTGGYCLVAFLLAPYVRKLARYTIPDFLGTRFSSNLVRGLAAIAAILCSFVYLVAQIQGIGLIASRFIGIEFSIGIFCGLAGILVCSFLGGMRAVTWTQVAQYIILISAMLIPVSMIAHRDGLGWFPQLNYGRVMERVETLERALAVSPDEARARADLARQAARAQERIDALPRSFFDEHARLVAEIADLRRHNGPLREISERERELASFPRDPADAQAKWSRERDALNERVAAPVPLTAAFASSSGTAEQGSARAHRLNFLSLILCLSIGTASLPHILTRYNTTTSVASARRSVGWTLFFVALFYLTVPVLAVLIKHEILTGLVGHRFAELPQWVTQWRHIEPYLIRIGDINGDGVVRWAGIQMQPDMVVLAAPEIAGLPYVMSGLIAAGALAAALSTADGLLLTIANALSHDVYYCMVDRRATSQRRVTISKILLLGVALLASYVASLNAGNILFLVGAAFSLAASSLFPALVLGVFWKRTTQRGVVAGMIAGLIVCVYYIVSTYPFFTHLTGFDGPRWFGIEPISSGVFGVPAGFAVAIAVSLFDRKPDEYTRALVDYIRHP
- a CDS encoding DUF3597 domain-containing protein, producing the protein MSIFGDIVGKIFHKAKPADPAPVAAPDPAPQAIVEAAAAPAPLSDIDVAAVMDQLASESSQQLNWRVSIVDMMKLLDVDSSLDHRKQLATELKYSGDMNDSASMNIWLHKQLMQALAANGGKLPADLVG